The Cucumis melo cultivar AY chromosome 9, USDA_Cmelo_AY_1.0, whole genome shotgun sequence genome includes the window ATTCCCATTTTCTTTACCTCTGTTCTAAGCTTAAATGGCTTCTGCCTAGTGACTTTCAGCTGCTTTTTCTTCCATCTACTTCCACCAATTGTGCCTGCAGATTCAGCGCTCTGAAATTCACAACAATCATTACAATTATCAATCAGTTAATTCAACATTTCATTAGCAATGATCTTCACACAAAAGTCTTCACTTACATTTCTCCTGCTTCTTCTACCCCCATTCCTGCTTGAAATGCTGAAGTTTGAAAGAAAACAACAAGAGTTAGACTATAATGACACAATGgattcattttcttcaaatataCACTAACGCGGAAAAGTAACTAAGGTACCAACCTTCCACGGGATCCATCCCAAGAAGAAGAAACCGAAGCTCGAGAATCCAAACCGAGATTTTCCGATGTCAGAAAAAGCTCCGACGGGCAAAACGAAGAAGAGGATTCGATAACCTTTGGAGGAGGTAATCCTGGCAGTGCCCATTTCATCACCTTGCTCTTCTCTTCAATGGGCTTATCTTGGTTTTCTAATTGCTTCTCCTCATTCTCATCAGTCTCCTCTTTTGCAACCTGTATAGTTCTTAGTTTCTCAAACGCCTTTACCAAATGCTTTACTTTCCCAGATCCTGTTTCTGGAACACTATTCCTTGCTGTCTCCAACAGCCTTTCTCTTCGCCTCTTGATTATCGAACTACTTACTTGTTCAGGAGATTCGCTCTCTCCATTAACATCATGATTCTCTGTTTCAACCCTGTCTTCATTTTGAAGGTCTTGAATCATCAATTTCCTCTCCATTTCTTCTTCAAGTTCAATCTCCGCCCTAATTTCCCCAGTCCCACCATTCTGATTCTTGAAAAACTCCTCCTGAGAAGCTCTCAAAGTCTCATAAGCCAAACACAAACACTTCTTCGAATCACTCCCATTTCTAACTTCGCACTTACAATCAGTCTTAGACTTCCCAGATTTCTCCTTCTTTTGATTCTTCTTCGCCACCACAAACTTCCTCTCCCGGATCTTGTACTTCGGTGAGTTCAAAACCACACTAGGGTTTCTCGCAGCCGATTTCTGAGCCGTCTTTGCAGATTTCATCAAAGGAGAAGATTTCGAGAGCTTCGGAACAGGGCTAATCGTATCATTAACATTTGGATTCATATTCTCGGAATGCCTCGAAACTTCTTGAATCATCTTCGATCTAGATCCCGTTGATTCTTTCACAGGGGTCACTGTTCCGCCGTTCTTGCCGATTGAACCCATTTGCCGGAAACTAAAATACAGATCAGAAAATGGGTAGAAATTTTCGCCGCCGGTGAAGggggggagggggagggggagggTCGATTCTTCAGAAACGAAAGAGATTTGAATAGAAAGGATATATTCGAAACGAAGGTGGGGAAAAATGGAACGTTGAGAAGAAAACGCTCTGTGTAACGGCTAGTATTTGTGGGCCGTtagattaaaatttgaaaatgtgttCAGTTTGATGACCGTTGGATTAACTCCAGTGGAGCTTGGTTTTGATGGATTTAACTTACTCTCTTAACAACCGTTGTGGCAATGGCCCTATCATGAGTATTGCAATTCCAATATTCTCCTTTTTTTATTCATCCATATATATAATATTCGATAAAAATATAGATTTTATCTCAAAACTTTTGAAAAGTTGAGACTCGTATCAATCATTGGGGGCTTAAAATCACTAACTTCACCATACATATAGATTTTTAGTAGAATATGGTCTTCGATCTAACATTTTTTAGAGCAACAATTATAAGATACTCGATTAAAGTTTACATAGATTACCTTGATTAAAgttaatatatacataaattgTTCGAGGGAATGTCATATAAAAGTTATGGTACTTAGAGGTTTAGAAGCTAGCCAAACTCATGATTTATAGTTACATTGTGTTATTTCTGAGTACCTATTTTGGTGTAAATATCTAGTAAGTGTGTTTTTAGAAAACATGagagaaaataaagtatttagaAGTACTAAAGATCAAATCGGGCTCATGATTAAGTATCTTGAAGTTATGATCTAGAGAGACTTGCAATCATCCTAATGTCTCGATTTGAGAAAGTCATTGTAAAATCTGACTGTTTGGAAGTGGTTAGTGTTTTGAATGACATGACTATCGTGAACCTCATTCAGATGTCTTATCTTAAAGATATGAATGCTTAGGACTGTGATTTTGGAGACATTTCTTTTACTCACATATTTTGGTGGCACAACATTTTTAGTACATTCGTGAAAAAACCTTTGAATGAGCAAATATCTTATCTCTTTACGTACTTCAAACCTTTATTGTTGGTGTTCTTTATTGTATTCTTTTGCATTTTTTGTTTGTAAAATAAGTGCTCCGATTCCTATTTGTTAAAAAGACTTTAGTTTAGATTGGTTATGGAGTTCTTCAAGAATTTCAAGGATGGTCACACATGTGGTTATGATTTGTTCCTTATATATTGGTAAAATTATGTGTGAGATGATGTGTGGTTTGAAGCAAGGAAGAAAAAGCATATAAACTTTAGACAGTTTTTATggaaaaataataagaaagcCAGCTAGAAGAAACACCAAGTTGTTTAGTCTTGAGTTGAATACATCATCCATAGTGGAGGAGATATTTTGTCCTTCTTATAAGTTAGCATTATTATGTTATCACATATTAAGTTCTGATGAGTCAGTTCTAAGACAGTACAAAGATAAATGCTTAAAGTGTTATACCTCGagtcataactatgtattcaacGATTACTGCATGCACAATATAAAATCTTACATATTGGGCAAACAGCCTCCAGATGTAAACGTGTAACCATCCAACTGGAttaacaaatgttgatgtgTTATTCCTTTTTGTTACTTTAGTTTTATTGGTTGCACACAACTCTCTTTACAACTATTGTAAATAACTAAGAACCATTCATTTCTCATTGTCTCTACTCCATCAAGTTCACTTCAAGGAAGTATATGTTCAATTATTTTGAGTTACTTGTTTAGAAAATAAAAGGTATTTTAAATCTTTTAGTTCGTTTAAAATGTTTATGCCATGCTATTAAATAAACAATAGGGGTTTAATTTAAGGAAGTAAAATGTATTggtaaaatgtttttttttttgtaaaataaacGATAGGGGTTTAATTCTCTTAAGGAAGTAAAATAAACAATAGGGGTTTAATTCTCTTAAAGTTGGAAAATGGAATAGAAGACTAAACacattcaaaatatatatagttgacCAATGAGCTATTTAAATTATAGAATATTGAAAGCGACAaaattgttgtactaaaaaactaCAAATAATAGACAAATGGACTATCCAAACCATATAATTGTAACTAGcatgagatgtttttttttggtgtacaaataaaatttgagttatagatttcatattatttagtAGAGTAGATGTAAATATGTCAATTGAATTTAGCTTTTAGGACTTTTACTTCCACAAATGAGTGATAGTATAATATAAAGATCAGATATTCGAATCTACTAAATTAAGAAAAGAACAGtttttagaaaaaacaaaagataaaataaaaataaaatgtttgccAAAATCGAAGCCCCTCTTTGACACATCATTCGTGGTAGCTTACTTTTCTTGTTCTTCACCTCCAAAACCACCATTTTCCCCATTGTCCCCCAAACCCTTGTTAGAATCTCCATCCCTTTTTCAGCGATCAAGCTTCAAGATTCAATCTTCAAGCCTCCAATGGCCTCTCATCACCATCCCCATCAACCCCATTTCCACCAAAACCATCTTCCCTTCGCCTGTTGCTGCGGCGGTGGCGGCGGCGGGGATTTCACTACTACCTGTTTCCAAACTCACCGCCCCTCTCCTCACCTCCCGGCGTCTTCGTCCGACCCTCTTATTCAAGCTCTTGCTTCTCAAATCCTTCAATCCGCCCAATTTCACCAATACCCAACTCTCCGTTCCCAAAAGTTTCAATCACACTATCAATTTCTCGGTCCCCAAAGTCAGAAGAAACAAGAGATTCCTCAAGTCCTTCACCATTCTACtgtttcttctcttctctcccGCATCGAAGCTCTTGAATCCTCCCTCCCTCGTGTTTTTGCTTCTCATCTTCCTTCCCAATCTCTCCGCCATGTTGCTGCCAGTACAATCCAAACCCATTTTCGAGCGTTCCTTGTTCGTAGATCCCGAGCTTTCAGTGAGCTTAAAGATCTCGCCATCATCAAGTCTAGATATGAATCTCTGCAATCGTCGTTTTCCAATGGATTGTACTTCGATCGTAACGCCATTTCTCTCGAAATAATGGATTTTCTTCTCCATCTCGATTCCATTCAGGTAATATAAGTTTGGTGGGTGCTTTTTATTGTTTTACTTTTAttgtatttgattttttttcgaTGATCTTCTCAGAGTAGTGATCCAATGGTCAAAGACAGCAAGAAGAACCTTATCAGAGACTTGGTTCAGTTCTTGGAACGAATCGATAATTTTGCTGTGAAGAAGAGAAACGGACTTCCAAATCTGAGGTCAGGCCAAAATGTTAGTAAATTTAGGGTTCCTTCTAATCCCAAGCATAAATGCTGTGAGAATCAGAAGGAAACTATTGAGAAATTAAAGAACAGAGTTGAAAAGATTTGTGAGCGTTCAAGAATTCTTGAGAATAATGTGAAAGAAGAGGAGGAAGAGTTGGAGGAGTCTCCTAGGATCACTATCAAAGAGAATAATCAAACTCGAAATCGAAACCTTGTGAAAAACCATCAAATTCTTCAACCTAGAGTGAAGAAAAGTGTTAGATTTGCTGAGAATGGAGACTTATCTAGAGTTTTAGGTAGCAAAAATCCACATGAAGATTATGGTGTTATGGATGAAAGGGATTCAAGTGATGAACTTGTGGAGGATACTTGCAATGAAGCAATGGAGATTAAGGAATCTTCTGAGGAAGCTGAGGATGATGAAGAAGGACATGGAGATGGAGATGGCGAATCTCCAGAGGTCAGTGATGGAGAAAGAAACCGTAGAAGGAAGATGATGACTGGTAACAATGGAGTTTCTGCATTCACTGCTCCATTACCTTTGAAGATGGAGAATAAAGCTGATTTGATGAATAACAGAAAGTCTCTGAAAATATTGGGATGAGTATGTAAAACTTTAACCAATTTGTTAACCTTTTTTGTATTTTAGATTTGAAAATCTTTATTGGTTACGGTATGATCATCTGGTTTCATGAATGTGATTCTCTGTCTTGTTTTGATATCAAATGCAAGAGGCTTATTTGGTTTCTTGTAAGGAGAAAACCCTCTTAGACAGAACTAACTTGCCTGTGTTTTTGTGTAAATGAAACTTCACTTTCTACTTGTTTCATCCTTTTGGTTTGTCATTTCTTTTCAAACGTACGTGTAGCAGATCATCAAAAGGTTCATGGTTCAAATTTATACCCTAACCTCCATCCCTGACTCCAATCTAGGCTAAAAAAGCCACCACTAAGGTATggaaatataaatatatacacatacatatatacaaacAGATATGTATGTGTGCGTGGACAATGAAACTATGGTGATGTTTGTGTAGTATTAGATTTTCTTTTTGTCAAAGGTTGAAAGGTTAAAATGTGAAACTTAGGTCTCTTAGTCAAGGAAAGGGCCAATCTATCTTGTTTATTGAGTAGCCTTACTGAATTTTCAAAACAAAGAAAGAGATCCTTAAAAAGTTGAGACTTAAAGTTCTTTGTCTCCCTTGGAATTGAagtattatatatttttatatgtataaaggAAATACGAttgatttctttatttcttttcataGTATGACTAAACCTTGAGTGTGAGACACAACCTCATAACCTTGAGTAAGAGGCCATGTCACACAGGTAGGAAGGAATATTGTCAAGTTAGAGTTAGAAATTAGTCTGTCATAtgttttaaaagttgaaattcAATTCACTTTCTATGCTATGATAAATTCTCATAAATGGATTTTATGGTTTGATAAAATTctcctaaataaataaataaatcctaCCAAACCAATTAAagattaattataattatggAGTCCAATTTTTAACCTCCGAACTAAATTTGTGATTTATCACAGAAACATTATTTCTCTATTCACAAGCATGGATTTTACACCTAAGACTAACCCAATTACTTGTCATCAATTTCTAACTTCTACTCATAGGGTCATCatatattcaatttgttttaaaaaataaattgacaTAATAAGATagaagaaaaattatataattaaaaataatcctCAAATATTATTTAACTGAAAAAATTGCGAATATATATATTGGTTCGTTGTGGTTGAAAGTTCACATTTATTGtaactaattaaaaaatatatatatatgttaaactAAAATCCACTTCAtctaattataaattataaatataaaaaaagaaaacgtaAAGAATAGTGATAACAATATTACAACTAAAATAAATCGAagaaataaatcaatcaaacttataatattacaaaaataatacataaatGAAAATCTTCGCTTACCAGAAAAATAGTTCCTTTAATTGCATTACACCAAACCTAGCTCTCTTATTACAGATCTCCTTACTTTAtctcattcattcattcattcattcccCACAAGATGAATTGTTTCAGATCGAACTGATGATGATTCCCCCACAAAATGCTCTCCCAGAGTGATGCAATTTGAAAACCTCACAATTTCCTTCGACATTTTCGATATTCACCAATTTCTAGCCTAAATCCAATTGGAATCTCTTCGTTCTTGCTCATTCCGGTATTTAAGAACAACCcacaaacaataaaaaaaaaaaaaaaaaagagatcaATTTGAAGCAATCCCAGAAGAACAAATTTGGGTCTGAATGTGGGTTTTTGCGTAATGGGTTGTCGGTCGATCGATTGATGGGCAGTAGTTCAAGACTGCTGGAGGTGGTTTCAGGAGGGAGGAGATTTGATGGCGCTATTTGGGTGGTGATTATTTCAGGTAAAAGTGGCGACCTGAAGAAGAAGGTGCGGAGAAGACGATGCGGCTTCATTTTTCGCCTAGCATGAGAAGCATCACGGTCTCGAGTAGTAATGGGTTTATCGACTTTATGAAGATCAAAGTCGCAGCTCGTCACATTTCTTATCGAACCCTTTTTCACACCATTCTCGTACTCGCTTTCTTGTTGCCATTCGTCTTCATTCTCACTGCTGTCGTTACGCTTGAAGGTGTCAATGACTGCTCCTCTCTGGGTACTGTCAATGAACTTATTACTTTTCTGTTTACAAATTTGTTTTTCTGGTTAACCTTTATGTGTTAGTGATGTCTTTTTAATTTGACTGTGATGGATCTTATCTGCTTTTGGGTATGCAATTATGAAAATTTTATGTCATGATGTTGGTCATTTCAGAGTCCACTGGAGAAGCTGattgaatatttttttgttttattttattagagaTGACCGTGGATGACGAATccaatttatattttataaagttTTGTCTTGTATTTTGTATATTTTGGGGTCAAATTCTTATCTAGGCTATAATTGAGGCCAAGTTTTCTTGTGTATATCAATCTGCATTACTTGGTTCCATGAGGTCTCTCAGTGATGCAAATGGCCCTTAAATACTGATGATTAGCTaccaaaataagaaaatttggTCTGTCTTGTCTGAGCTATGGCAGTGCAAACTGCAACACAATGAGCAAGGAGAAGGCAGTAGAAGGCAGTTGAGAGCAAAGTGCAAAAAAATAGCTTAAACATTATACAAACCTAAGCAACTTTTTTAATTAATCCTTAATCTCATTTGAGAACAAGGGGCTGTATTGATATAAGCTACATAATCtttttattctaaaaatatgaggcttatatatatataaagaagcCTAACTGGTTAGATGAAACTATGAGGCTTTTAATTAAAACAGGAAATTACATTTTGGGAATAGAAACTGTGACCATTTTGAACAAAATTTACAAGTTTGTAATTGGCATTTCATCGTTCATTTCTATTAATTATAGTAATTTGTGTCCTTAGTTCCCTTCTTTTTTGTTGCTAGATTGTTTTGGCAGGACATGGGGACCTCGCCTTCTTGGTAGGGTTGATGCTTCAAAGGTGATGACctgattcatttttttttttattttgctttcCATGGCCTTTTGTTTTATAGCATTTACTTTTGGACTATTTCAAATTCTGTTTTTGTTGGAAACAAAGCTTTATTGTTGTTATTGGCAATCGTATGCAGCAGAGGTTGGTGAGTGAATTTTACAAGGTATTCAACCAAGTTAGCACTGAGGAAATACCAGATGGTCTAAAGCTGCCAGATTCCTTTAGTCAGTTAGTTTCAGAGATGAAAGACAACCGTCATGATGCGAAAACATTTGCTTTCATCCTGAAGGCCATGGTATGTTAAGTTTataatttatttcaattttcactGTATGGTAAAGATAAAAAAGTCAACAGGGGCCCAAGttcattcatatttttatgCCCTGCCAAAGTCTGGAGTTTTTGTTTGTGATAATCTCATTTCATAAAAGTTGATTATGGCTTACAGTCTATTGATAGGTATGCATTTGAGTAACCCAGGAAATATCGGTATCCTCACTTCTTTATCTAATACATGTATAGGAAACAAAAATTCTTTACTGTAAGCTATACATTAATAAGTAGTTCTATTTGTGATATGCAACAGTATGTTAACTTTTCAACGAACATGCCCTTCTTGAAAGATGAAACCTCATTGTTCATTGTTGTGTCTATGTGAGCATGAACGTATGCAACCATCATGGGTTGGCATAGTGGTAAAAAGGAGGCATAGTTTCAATAAATGGCTAAGGTGTCAAGAGTTCAATCCATGGTAGCCTCTTACCTAGGAATTAATTTTCTACGAGTTTCCTTGATACTTAAATTTTGTTGGGTCAGGCAGATTgtcacttttaaaaaataaatgatcagGAAGACATGATCAATATTTTCTCTGTGATCTTTAGCTAGAGGATGCCAAATCTTGGGCGTTCTTAGGTTTTTATATCCTTTGTAAGAAAATGTGAATGTTTATGGAATTTCTCAACTAAGATTGGGCCTtaggaaaaagaaggaaaacgATAAAAGGGAGTTGAAACCTTCCTTCGAATATTGAGTTAGAAAGTAACAATGGTTGTTTAACAGATTTCTCAAAACTGGTTGGAGTTGGTAGGGTGCTCCAAATTAAACTGTTATCTGTGGACAGGGGGACTGTTAATGACGACAAGAAATTTTGTAGACCACAAAGTGATCAGGGACCAAATGAAGGAAAGGAAACCTTCGCGTTATGAAATAAATGAACGTCGTGAAAAGAATGATCAGATTATTTACCAACCTTGTCTGCTGTTAGAGAACAGAGTGTAATGTCCTGAGCTGACTATAGGAACAAAGAATTTCTTCTGTAGGAAAAGTCCAAGAATCTTGTAGAGAATAAATATTGTTAAATAACTAATTAAGTAGAAACTGAGTGTGTTTAGACCTCATCCAAAAGGACCTTCAAAATAAATCGATGGTTACTCACCCTGAAAGTACCCAATACATATGCTATCGAGTTTATCTTTTTGTACGGacctttattcttttttttttcttttttcttttttgaaaaggtCTTATTAAGTACAACTTGGGGTGGAGCATTTTGAAAGATTTATCTTCAACTCATCCATAATTCAAAGAGATTATTTCCAATTCATATTACCCAACAACTTTCTTGGAATGGCATCCACTTGTGTTCCCAAGATGGAGCCTTCTGCGAGATTGATAatctatttatatattttcatccaaaaagaaaagataaactTCTATTTATACACGATCTCAAAGAGAATACTTTGATAGGATTTGGAACTTTGTATTAGAAAAGCAAATTATACAGAAATGGGGAGTAAGATTTGGCGTGTCTTTAGCCAATAGTTATATTAAGGCTCCTCAGTGTCTGTCAGTGATTGAGAGAGAGAACGATAATGGAATTTCATGgatatttttctttgtttttttataaaaaaatgaagaagaaagaacgaaagaaagaaagagggatAATGAAATTTCATGGAGGTTACAGAGTTAATAAACCAGAAAAGTCGATTTTGTAtgtatttatttcatttttgaaaattttgtgcTTCATAAAAAGTTTTGTACTTCGTCAGCgggatcttttttttttttaataatttattttcacaGATGGAGAGATTTGAGAAGGAGATAAGGGAGTCCAAATATGCAGAGCTCATGAACAAACACTTCGCAGCTAGTTCCATTCCTAAAGGGATTCATTGTTTATCTCTGCGATTAACTGACGAATACTCATCAAATGTTCATGCACGCAATCAACTGCCTCCTCCCGAGTTACTGCCATTGCTCTCTGATAATACATACCAACACTTCGTTTTGTCAACTGACAACATTTTGGCAGCTTCAGTTGTTGTCAATTCTGCTGTCCAATCATCTCTCAATCCTGAAAAGATAGTTTTCCATGTCATTACCGACAAGAAGACTTATGCAGGGATGCACTCATGGTTTGCTTTAAACCCAGTCTACCCAGCTACTGTCGAAGTTAAGGGTACTCACCATTTCGACTACTTAACAAGGGACAATGTTCCAGTGCTTGAGGCTGTTGAAAACCAGGAAGGGATCAGAAATTACTACCATGGGAATCATATTGTAGGGACCAACCACACCAATACAACTCTTCGAGTGTTTGCCTCAAAATTGCTGGTTCGAAGTCCCAAATACATATCCCTACTGAACCATCTCCGCATGTACATACCTCAGGTAATCTCGATGCTGTAGGGCAGTCCCTTTTTTCCCCCTCTCTATGGTGGtctatttttgaaatatattaCTCGTGGAAACAAGTTATAAATAGCATCATTACCACCACCCACCAGTTTTGGTTTCGAGCAGACAGTTTTATATGTGAAATGAAATTATAAGTTATCACTATCCATGACTCTGATTAATGATTATCAAAAACCTCGAAAGATGTATCTGTAACACATATCAAGAAAGGCTTTCTTTGAACTTTCAATAAGGGGCACATTAGCCGGACAATTTTCTTGCAGGGACAATTCTATTGGTTTCATTTTCTTAGATCAAGTCTACTTGGAAATAATGTCTAAATAGCATGGCTAACCCAAGCCCTTTGAAGAATATTATGGATAATAAACATTATTTTACATGAATATGTAGCAAGTCATTACTCCGTTCTTTTGACATTTTGGATTTAAACATGAACTTGTACAATTTGGTAGTCCTTTTCTGCTCCTGAATTGTTCCTATTTCATTGTCACTGCACTTGAGATTTTGAAAATTATCATTCTTCATATGATGTACAGCTTTTCCCCAAACTGGACAAGGTGGTCTTTTTAGATGATGATGTTGTAATTCAACGTGATCTGTCTCCACTTTGGGACGTTGACCTCAATGGAAAGG containing:
- the LOC103498525 gene encoding microtubule-destabilizing protein 60, yielding MGSIGKNGGTVTPVKESTGSRSKMIQEVSRHSENMNPNVNDTISPVPKLSKSSPLMKSAKTAQKSAARNPSVVLNSPKYKIRERKFVVAKKNQKKEKSGKSKTDCKCEVRNGSDSKKCLCLAYETLRASQEEFFKNQNGGTGEIRAEIELEEEMERKLMIQDLQNEDRVETENHDVNGESESPEQVSSSIIKRRRERLLETARNSVPETGSGKVKHLVKAFEKLRTIQVAKEETDENEEKQLENQDKPIEEKSKVMKWALPGLPPPKVIESSSSFCPSELFLTSENLGLDSRASVSSSWDGSRGSISSRNGGRRSRRNSAESAGTIGGSRWKKKQLKVTRQKPFKLRTEQRGKEKEEEFLKRVQETMIEEERQRIPIAQGLPWTTDEPECLVKPPVKEITKPVDLVLHSDVRAVERAEFDHQVAEKLSVIEQYKMEREKQQKMAEEEELRRLRKELVPKAQPMPYFDRPFIPRRSAKLPTIPKEPKFHIPQQKKIKSCLSWNDMSHYTFQFQQ
- the LOC103498524 gene encoding BAG family molecular chaperone regulator 8, chloroplastic; amino-acid sequence: MASHHHPHQPHFHQNHLPFACCCGGGGGGDFTTTCFQTHRPSPHLPASSSDPLIQALASQILQSAQFHQYPTLRSQKFQSHYQFLGPQSQKKQEIPQVLHHSTVSSLLSRIEALESSLPRVFASHLPSQSLRHVAASTIQTHFRAFLVRRSRAFSELKDLAIIKSRYESLQSSFSNGLYFDRNAISLEIMDFLLHLDSIQSSDPMVKDSKKNLIRDLVQFLERIDNFAVKKRNGLPNLRSGQNVSKFRVPSNPKHKCCENQKETIEKLKNRVEKICERSRILENNVKEEEEELEESPRITIKENNQTRNRNLVKNHQILQPRVKKSVRFAENGDLSRVLGSKNPHEDYGVMDERDSSDELVEDTCNEAMEIKESSEEAEDDEEGHGDGDGESPEVSDGERNRRRKMMTGNNGVSAFTAPLPLKMENKADLMNNRKSLKILG
- the LOC103498523 gene encoding probable galacturonosyltransferase 13 isoform X1, which encodes MRLHFSPSMRSITVSSSNGFIDFMKIKVAARHISYRTLFHTILVLAFLLPFVFILTAVVTLEGVNDCSSLDCFGRTWGPRLLGRVDASKQRLVSEFYKVFNQVSTEEIPDGLKLPDSFSQLVSEMKDNRHDAKTFAFILKAMMERFEKEIRESKYAELMNKHFAASSIPKGIHCLSLRLTDEYSSNVHARNQLPPPELLPLLSDNTYQHFVLSTDNILAASVVVNSAVQSSLNPEKIVFHVITDKKTYAGMHSWFALNPVYPATVEVKGTHHFDYLTRDNVPVLEAVENQEGIRNYYHGNHIVGTNHTNTTLRVFASKLLVRSPKYISLLNHLRMYIPQLFPKLDKVVFLDDDVVIQRDLSPLWDVDLNGKVNGAVETCKGDDEWVMSKRFKIYFNFSHPLVAMHLDPNECAWAYGMNIFDLRAWRESNITETYHWWLRENLKSTLTLWRLGTLPPALIAFRGHIHPIDPSWHMLGLGYQNKTNIENVKKAAVIHYNGQSKPWLQIGFEHLRPFWTKYVNYSNDFIRNCHILES
- the LOC103498523 gene encoding probable galacturonosyltransferase 14 isoform X2, whose product is MRLHFSPSMRSITVSSSNGFIDFMKIKVAARHISYRTLFHTILVLAFLLPFVFILTAVVTLEGVNDCSSLDCFGRTWGPRLLGRVDASKRLVSEFYKVFNQVSTEEIPDGLKLPDSFSQLVSEMKDNRHDAKTFAFILKAMMERFEKEIRESKYAELMNKHFAASSIPKGIHCLSLRLTDEYSSNVHARNQLPPPELLPLLSDNTYQHFVLSTDNILAASVVVNSAVQSSLNPEKIVFHVITDKKTYAGMHSWFALNPVYPATVEVKGTHHFDYLTRDNVPVLEAVENQEGIRNYYHGNHIVGTNHTNTTLRVFASKLLVRSPKYISLLNHLRMYIPQLFPKLDKVVFLDDDVVIQRDLSPLWDVDLNGKVNGAVETCKGDDEWVMSKRFKIYFNFSHPLVAMHLDPNECAWAYGMNIFDLRAWRESNITETYHWWLRENLKSTLTLWRLGTLPPALIAFRGHIHPIDPSWHMLGLGYQNKTNIENVKKAAVIHYNGQSKPWLQIGFEHLRPFWTKYVNYSNDFIRNCHILES